In the genome of Triticum urartu cultivar G1812 chromosome 5, Tu2.1, whole genome shotgun sequence, one region contains:
- the LOC125556055 gene encoding uncharacterized protein LOC125556055, translating to MVWLLDDVYDMKHRAYMMREKEMKLEPSKIRYHGVSGPAMPYDERYTPYIKQAGLLPWIQLAEADVEEGEEKKKERKAAGAAFMWIQTHFATCPPDATDDMIQTHARVYMWYVVSRTLFPDSTGKNAPWMWLKALTVFDRKWSWGSATLAYLYRQLEDACCRITGSAGIGGNMLLLSVWSWERLPIGCPKSVRFNPWYEDEDDELRRPTWAYKWDVVSKMTNDVNLMYQKYVAKLDTITPEQPHPPEWVDTDKALHSPLAFDNYIRWLLENTQVEICPLAYNEDILEEPVNFEDLSKGKYNRDVRVGHGVPAVPVINYVLDDDMTLADAQLRSPYVFKPRQPRRRYTPNDFDNRGNPKVVVGTSRMASLDHEAEEEAEEEVQEEQARPPRKKKIACRRGTRNTRGRH from the exons ATGGTTTGGCTTCTCGACGATGTCTACGACATGAAACACCGGGCCTACATGATGCGCGAGAAGGAGATG AAGCTTGAACCTTCGAAGATTCGGTATCACGGGGTCTCTGGTCCTGCCATGCCTTACGATGAGCGGTACACACCGTACATCAAGCAGGCAGGACTACTCCCGTGGATTCAGTTG GCTGAGGCTGATGTagaggagggagaagagaagaagaaggaaaggaaagCAGCCGGAGCTGCTTTCATGTGGATTCAAACTCACTTTGCGACGTGCCCTCCGGATGCCACTGATGATATGATCCAGACACATGCTCGTGTCTACATGTGGTATGTTGTGTCGAGGACTTTGTTCCCTGACTCCACTGGCAAGAACGCTCCATGGATGTGGCTGAAGGCGTTGACCGTCTTCGATAGAAAATGGAGCTGGGGTTCAGCGACTCTTGCCTACTTGTACCGACAG CTGGAGGATGCATGTTGCAGGATCACAGGTAGTGCAGGCATTGGTGGTAATATGCTTCTACTTTCTGTATGGAGCTGGGAGCGTCTGCCTATTGGATGCCCGAAGAGCGTCAGGTTTAATCCTTGGTATGAAGATGAAGATGACGAATTACGGCGCCCCACTTGGGCTTACAAGTGGGATGTGGTTTCCAAGATGACGAACGATGTCAATCTCATGTACCAGAAGTACGTTGCCAAGTTGGACACGATTACGCCTGAGCAG CCTCACCCGCCGGAATGGGTGGATACGGACAAAGCACTTCATAG TCCACTTGCTTTTGATAACTACATACGATGGCTTCTTGAAAATACTCAAGTTGAGATATGCCCGCTGGCATATAATGAGGATATTCTTGAAGAACCTGTAAACTTTGAGGATCTATCAAAGGGGAAGTACAACAGAGATGTCAGGGTAGGGCACGGAGTCCCTGCTGTTCCGGTGATTAACTATGTG CTTGATGATGACATGACTTTGGCGGACGCTCAACTTCGGTCCCCATATGTGTTCAAGCCTAGGCAGCCTAGACGACGGTACACGCCCAACGACTTTGACAACAGAGGCAACCCAAAGGTGGTCGTAGGGACCTCGCGGATGGCTAGCTTGGATCatgaggcggaggaggaggcggaggaggaagtgCAGGAAGAGCAGGCTCGTCCACCCAGGAAGAAGAAGATTGCCTGTAGGCGTGGCACCAGGAACACGCGCGGAAGGCATTAG